In Setaria italica strain Yugu1 chromosome IX, Setaria_italica_v2.0, whole genome shotgun sequence, the genomic stretch CGCATAAGAGACATTCCAGATGGACAAGGATATACATGTAAAATTTGACATATCTAAACTATCAGATGCACTGTAGTCATTTCCAGGTTTGGAAAACGAAAATAGTCTAACCTTTAAATGCTTTATTTATCCTCAACTCAGTCTCGAATTCTCATGGTGAATCAACAAACTACCCCAGGACAAGGGTTGGATTACGAAACCGAACCTTCTCGAAGTCAGTGAATTTGCCGGTAGCCAGATCAAAGCATGCGAACGTGGCCTTCCACTCGGCGACGATCCCTCGCGCCTCCCACCCACTTACGACCCGCGCAACCTCGTCGTTGGTCACGGTGAAGTAGGGCGCACCGTGGTCGAAGCGAAGCTCCGTGCCGTCCTCCATCGTCGCCCTGAGTTCAAGTCCATCAATAACCCCCCAAAAACGGGAACCCATCAGTGAGAGGACGGTAATTCCCCCCTGCACCAGCAGCGGGTCAATTTCGTCGAGCACCTCCGCTGCGACATGCGTCCGCCAGCGCCGCGGCCAGAGTCGAAGAGCGTCACGGCCacgccgcgcgcggcgaggagcgATGCGCTCACGGCGCCCGTAACTGCGGTCGGGAAAGAGGAAAAGCCGGATCGCACGCGTCAATTCGAACGGGATAGTTCAGGAGTGCGGTGGTTCGGGGGGAGGACTGGAGACGGTTGAGATGCTTACTTCCGCCACCGATGACGGCGACAttagcggcgacggcggcggagctcatGGCTCGACGCTTCCCGACGGCTGGCACCTGGCACCTGGCACCTGGCAGTGAGGCAaggttttttgttttttgggatAAGGCTGTGCGGCGAGGTTGAGAGGCGGAGTGGCGCggtgcggcggaggcgggaccgCGCGGGAGGTTTGTCTCGACGTGGCTCGTCGCGGACCCTTCGCTTTGATGGGCTCTTCTCGGGCCGGGCTGACCGTGTAACAAACACGGCCCATTACTCGTTtcgttcttttctttttcttttttattactCCTTCCTTTTGGTGGTGCCAGAAGAAGAGAACAGAAATGCGATAAGCCACAAGTATACTCACATTAATAGAAGTAACTTCATAAACTCCTGGGATAATTTAATAGAAATGAATAACTGAACTATAACTAATGTTACTGTTGTTAAACACAACAATTAGTAGTTTCACTGTAGTAGTTACTTCAATAAAATTAACTGCACTTTGCACGTATAAAAACCCCCCAAGGCCCCTGTTCCAACACCAGAGGAGACGCGTGACCATTCCAAACCACCACCACTCGCGAGCACAACCATCACCAAGAAGAAATGGCCAACAAGCTCACCGGAGCCCTCGCCATCGTCCTCTTCGTTGCCGTGGCCGCGGCGACGACCATCGTCTCTTCCGCGCACGGTGCTCGCACCCTGGAGACGACGACCGCGGAACGCGTGACCATACCGGCGTCGTTCGTGGCCTCTCCGCCCGCGGTGGACGACGTCGACGTCGACTTCGACGTGCccccagaggaggaggaggcggcggcggacggccctGCCGCCGCGGGACCCGATGCCTGGGACTGGGACGATAAGACACCGGTGTCTGGGCCGTAGGCGCCACATCTTGCCATATGTACTTCGACCACACCCCGATCGAGTTCGGCGGACATGAATCACGTGCAGTTTTTTATCGAGTTGTGCCAATCTTGTAATAAATGACCTTGGGATAATGTCGAGCACGCTCTATATGAAATAATTTGGTGGTTTTCACCACACGTCATATACGTCTTGCAAACATGGATTTTCTTTCTAAATTGTGTCAAATATGTAAACAGCCTTTCAAATACCATTGAGCACGTGATGATATATATCGTTCTACATACCCAAATGGAATGGGACGTACGTGATACTGGAATACATCTCCCGTAAATATCACTTGATTGACCCCTAATTATGCTCCTGTTTGTTTACCTCTTTTAACATTTTTGTTTGAACTCCCCTATTATGTTGTTAATACATGCCCGGCTAATAAGCTCATTTTTCTCTGTAATCGTACTCTGCCTGCTCTCACTTAACTCGAAATTCATTTCTTCACCCATTATTGTTCACCTATCCAGAACGGCATCTTTGCCGTCTGGACCTTTATAAACATTAATTAAACAGCCTTGTGCTTtgacaacataaaaaaaaaacacttgctTCTTTCGAACTTTCTGAACCCCTTATATATAACTACTAGCTATAGCTAGGCACAACATAGTGCGTGAAGAAACAAAGATGGACAGCGATTTGAGAATGGAAGGGATCAGGAGAGTACGCGCTGGAAAGGTGACGGGTTTGCTTTTCCATCAGGTGTATGTGCTAACGTGGTGGATGACATATACTCCAGAGTCGCGAGTTGTCGCTGTTCCTGTAGCGAACCATCGACTcttagatagtgtttggttgagtcaaatgtaacgtaatctgattactgaaggtaacgaatcccattacatatatTTGGTTATGGTGGTTTGTAAttaattgacactgtaatcgaatcctttacctaaataatatctatacaagcttgttacccctcctcctccaccgtaatcagatatagcacccacacagtaatttgattacgttaccagagtgcaaccaaacaaagaggacAATCACCCATTCCACCgccaaatacactgtaatctgattccctttacgtttacattaccttagtacgaaccaaacactatcttagtTCTCACCAACTCTACAATCTGCACTCAGCTGCACTCATGAACGATAGGTGCACCTGAGTGCAAGGGGACGAGCTTAAGATGCTGACAAATTTAGTCTTCGATGGTGATCTGAGGGAGTGCCGAAATAGTCTCCCTTCGTCCTGAAAATGAAATGGGAGTTGATACTGGCATACTGATGATAGCCATAAGTTCACTTTCGCCCAGAATATACTCCCTACGTTTTTCTACAAGACTTATTCTGTTTCCTTAGGGCAACGTTTGACCATGAATTACCCCATTAGTATTTCACTGATGTGATAAGAAATATATTCATAAATCTTTTTAATACGAATCTACTATCATCAATTGTTAGTCAAAGTTGTCCTGACCAAACAAAATAAACACTGTAATTTTACACTGAGGGAGTACCACGCTCTCTATCCTCCTAGCAATGCTATCAACCAGCCACAACACATTGGTGGCGGCGCCACGTTAATTGAAGCAATCGTTTGGTTGGTTATGAAGCTTTGGCACGCCACAACAAATCTGCTTTGGCAGCACTTTTCTCACTGCAGAGTGTGGCGCGGGATTTTTCTGCCAGTGTGGCGAGCCGCAAGTTTGGATTGGCTCGTTGTGACTTACAACCAAGCATGCCCTAATACATTAAATGCTCATAACATTTTAGGTACGCAAGAAACAAACAGCAATAGACTGAATGTTCATCCCATAACTTATCATATTTACTAACAAAGTTGTATTTTCGTGTGCTTGCATTTTGATGCTGAGTTCATATAAAAAGACCCTAACAGCACCACCAGCCAACGACGAACTATTTCCAGCTAGCCATAAACTGACTAACTGCAGCAGGCTACATGAGTCCAGGTATATATCACATCCAGTGGTCGAATAAATGCTCATGACCCAAGGAAACACAAGTATTCGCTTGCATTAACTCACGAATGAAAAGATCATGTTTACCTGCAGGCTGCAGACCATCCTTGTTGCAGAATTGACAACTCTCCTGGAACCCGTAGCAGAACCATGAATGTTGCACATGAACACATTGTGTCATCCATACCTCACATTACTTCACATGGCAAGCAGGTTCCATTGTTCCTGGAAAGCAGCTAGGATACGAAGACGTACCACTGAGGGCAGCATGAAGAAATGAAATGCAACCCTGAAATACATAACACTAGCAGTTTAGCACGTGATACCTTAACCACTACGAACAATAGCTAGCATTCATGACACTGAGCAACTGGTGCAATTATTAAATTGCTTGTCAAGTTGAGGCCGATGGCCAACCCACAATCAATGACTCAGATGGTCAGATAACAGCGCAGCATCTGTGGAGATACTATTAACAGTACTGGGAAGTCAAAGGAAGAGAAGCATTGGGCCCATAGTAAATTTGGCATTAGCTGTAACTGTACAAAATTCAAGTTCTTTCACATAAGTTCTAAACTACCATATGCAACGTCAGGCTAGAAAAATTGAAGATATAATGAAGACAGGAAACCCATAACTTGCCAGAACAATGTATCCAGTCTGGCAAGGCACAATTAAGACTACTGCATCAACTCAACTTTGTCTCAGCTGTTATGTTTGAATCCAATACAATAAGAGTCCTTCAAGATATTTTGGCTTCCGTCCTCTCTGTGTGATGTTAGACATCACTTTGGAGCAAGTATGCAGGTAACAAAAATAAGGTATAGCTCAAAGAGAAAATACTGTAAAACAACCTGTTCCTCAGGAGCAGTTTGATAGTTTGATTCCTGCACGAGCAGCTCAAAGCTTCCATATTGCAACACCAAGCACCGTTTGTCGTAAGCATCTCAAAAGAAGTTGGCCAAGTAACAGCAATCCTTTGGTATTGTAATCAGCAAGATAGTCGACAAGGTGCTGTGTAAAAGCTCATGATAGTAAATTACAGACGAAAGTTCCAGATTGGAGACAGAAGCTACATTTGCAAGTGAAGTTGATTTTACACGTTTACTTGCCTGTTCCATATTTCAATATTTGTATATGTTCCAGTTCCAGACATTACTTTAAATTATCTACAACTGACATATACTACCAAATTATATTATCTTGAACTGATCAAGATTTATTGCACTCTTTAAATGGACAGAACTTACCGTTCTGGAAGGATAATGGATCTGATGCAACTCaaggttcagacttcagagttcGTGCTTCCTTCGACCATATTACCATTACCATCAGAATGGAGATTGACAACCAATTTAGACACATTCAAATATTAATAGCTGCATAAATCCATGGTCACTGATACTAAGGAAGTTTAAACTTTTTATTCATTTTGAGGATAACATCCCCAAATATCTCACAGCCCTGCCCATGTTTATCCCAGTTTAACAACCTATTATGAAGATCGATTACGAAATCTCTATCTTGATCTGCCTCATCCAGCATCTCGAATAATAACTTTACACACTTTAGCAGATAGGGGCCTGTCTTGGTTCTGAGTTGACTGAGAAAATGCTGACATGTATCTTCACGATCAAGTATCAGTGAGGACATATCCTCAACAACATCAAGCCAGCCAAAGATGAGATATGCACCACCCAAAGCCCATCTATCAGCAGTACCACTGCAGCTGCTCGTGAAACCATCATTGCTTACATGATCATTTGTTTTCATCTGCACTTCATTTGACTTGATAACCTGGCCAGTGATTGCGTAGCGCAGAAGCATGTCGCAATTCTGTTCATTAACACAACTAGATGATACAAGCAAGACTCCTAAAGGAATCAACAGATGCAATAGATTATGGCATGAGGGAAGGAAGTCTGATAGTTTTTCAGCTTGCACTTGAGAAGCAGTTGTGCTACAAAATTTGGAACAGCAATCATCAAATTCTTTAATCAGGGAGCTTACACTATTGGTCTCTGAGTCCGCAGCAGTGGGTAATCGCAGCTTCCTCTTATGATTTACAGTACTACTAGGGTAGCTTGGGTGCTTTTTGTTATTCCTAGCCCAAGAATGTGAGATTTCCAAAATATTATTAGCTAGCATCTGGCACTGATCATCATTAGATGGGCATAAGACCCAAGAAAGGTAAAAGGCTGCCCTCTGAGCAAGATTGACATCACTTATTGAATCAGCAAATGTCTCTTTGGAGATTGTTTCTGATAAATAATCTTGTGAGCCTGCTCGGTGGAAAAGTAAAGCAGTTGCAAAATTGAACCAAACAGGGAAATTTATAATCATGTACCTGCAGAAGTACAGTTACAGCAGGTGCAATTAACTTTTGTCAGACAAAATCCTAAATATCTAGTTTCCTTGTGTATTTAAAAACACATACCAAGCAGAATTATATTTTACCAATCCCTTCAATGGTTGCAGTTGTGAGTTTTTTGGTGAAGAGCATCTGGTTCTTGTGTTGTCCAAATGAACCAAGGAATCGATACAAGAAACTAGGTCCAAAAAGGCTTTACATGATAAGGGTCCAGTTAGTATTGCAAGCAAGTCACTATGCTGGATTGGAAAATAAGCATGTGGAAAGGGGAACTTCTGTCCCAATTCTATGGATATTCCCCATGACATTGGCTTGAGAAGAATGTCTAATGCTGAAGATACTAATGCACTGTGAAGTTCTAGAACAGAACCCAAACCCCTGCACAAAAAAGGGTGAATAAACAGATTTTACAAGAAGCGGTCCTTAAACAAAGAGCCCACATTGTATATCTAAATCAGAAAATATACAGAGCTATGTAAATGTAACATCAGTGTTGTTGGTAAAATATCATTTAGACCTAGAGGAAGCAAGGCTAGAAAAATTGATTAAAATATCAACCCATTTTATTTCAGCAACAGCGGGAGCAGCTAGTGCAAACAGTTAGGATAGATACATAGCTTGGATCCCTAAACACCCTAGGTAGTTTCTTTGGCCTTATAATTTGCTCATGTAATCCTGTCTTGTGTGCGTAATTCCGGCCTGCATTGTAAAACTAAACCCAATTTTCTtattaatacaaagatacgcaggtctcctgcgtattctcaaAAAATCAGtccattttatttctttcaaGCATGTAAGGTTAACATTAGAATTGAAAGTTAAGTGACAAATATGGAATCAAGCTCCACAGAGATAGTTTGGTAGTGTTCATCATGACATCTGTTTCAAACCAGTCTACTGAGATAAACTTAAACTCATGACCTGCTTGGTTTTGGTTCTCTGCCAAGCTTTGCCACGCCTAAGCTTAGTCATGCAAGGGTTTCTCAGACAACTGTTTGGTGGACTGCCACAATCTTGGCAAACCACAGTTTGTAAGCAGTCCTCAGCTGCTCAGCAGTTTTATTTGTAAGATTAAAGTACTTGTACAAGCAAATTGACAGACACATCAAACTCAGTGCAAACAAGAATATAGAACATTTCATATAAATGTTTGAGGTGTGAACTTACGTTGCTAGAAACCAGAAGTGCAATAATGATCTCATTTCCATAAACATTGTTGGGGAGCAAACCAGGCAAATTATGATGATACGCCATTCCATCCGATTATGTAATTCCTTTCTCAGGCAAAGTAAGGGCCTTCTAATTATTTCCTGGAGCATCGCCGACAGATCATGCTTAATGATTGATGGATCAAGATGCCATAAAAGCAACCTAGCACAAACAGAAGATGTGACAAATCAGTATATTATGTAAAGAAACAGAAAGCAGATTTTCTGAAGTCCACGCAGCAGGAACAAGATGCACATAAGCATAATTAAGATAGCATTGCCTGCCAGTGTACTACAGATTAAAAAAATGGTAGAAAGCTATCCTGGTGAACAAAACCAACAGAAGTTATTATCATGTAAGCACAAAACTTCATTCCAAACTTTCAAGTTTCAAGAGCCCCCTTCGCATTCTATTTTATCTGAAATAACACATTTTCATAGAAAGCAATAGTTTCACATTGGAGACCATGCCAATGTCCTAAATGAATTACATTTGGAATCAGAGGGACTGTTTCCTTGTTCCTACTACCACATTTGCAGCAAAGAAATAGCATGCGTTTAATAGCTGCAACACCAACACAATTTTTACTTAAACCTTCCCTTTATTAGTAGCACACAATGATCCACAATTAATAGCTGCAAGTATACTACATACCTCAGTGGGATTGAGTTATCACTAGGAGGGACATGATTGGAAGGATGGTCTATTAACTCTGCAGCAATGGCTCCCATATCATATACGCTTTCTCCCACTTCCTTATAATATGGTAACcagaaaagacattggcagtgAGGGGATAACACCGCTGTTTTCGCAGCAGCATACAACAGATCATAAGAATGCCTTCCAGCTGCATTGGAGAAACATAAGTGACAGCATTAAGACAAAACAGATAATAAACCTACTGGTCAGAACATAGCATTAAGACAAAGCTGATCTGAACTGCAAAACTACTCATAATAGACATTAAGAATGTCACATCATCTTTTAATCGTTCGGTGACCACAGCATTGATGGGCATTTCCAGTAACCCCCAAACAAGCCTAATTGCAACGCATCGGAATAGAACCCGGCAAAAAATCTCACCATCGCAATCCCCCAATTTCTGCACAAGGGCTGCACATGACTGGAGCAGCTCGCGGCAATCCCCTGGCGAAACGGAGCTCCCGACACAGAGCATCTCCTCACCAGCGCCCCCATCGGGCCGGACCACGCGGCACGAGACTGACGCGGAGAGCGCGGAGAGGAGGGTGCGGACCAGGCAGTCGACGCGAGCCCTATTCACCTGCATCCACACACACACGCTTCCATCAGTATTCAGTACGAGTttaagctaaaatgaatagcgGTGGCAATCGAGTTGGGAACCCGACGAGGAGGTTCCCTTGCCTCTAGCGGGTCGAAGCA encodes the following:
- the LOC101767868 gene encoding uncharacterized protein LOC101767868, with amino-acid sequence MAPPLEDLTRVLAELAARLSRPPAGGGASSAGDTLSSSISSLASVLNPNGDRGGASSGTRVLDASLSLMCFDPLEVNRARVDCLVRTLLSALSASVSCRVVRPDGGAGEEMLCVGSSVSPGDCRELLQSCAALVQKLGDCDAGRHSYDLLYAAAKTAVLSPHCQCLFWLPYYKEVGESVYDMGAIAAELIDHPSNHVPPSDNSIPLRLLLWHLDPSIIKHDLSAMLQEIIRRPLLCLRKELHNRMEWRIIIICLVCSPTMFMEMRSLLHFWFLATGLGSVLELHSALVSSALDILLKPMSWGISIELGQKFPFPHAYFPIQHSDLLAILTGPLSCKAFLDLVSCIDSLVHLDNTRTRCSSPKNSQLQPLKGLVKYNSAWYMIINFPVWFNFATALLFHRAGSQDYLSETISKETFADSISDVNLAQRAAFYLSWVLCPSNDDQCQMLANNILEISHSWARNNKKHPSYPSSTVNHKRKLRLPTAADSETNSVSSLIKEFDDCCSKFCSTTASQVQAEKLSDFLPSCHNLLHLLIPLGVLLVSSSCVNEQNCDMLLRYAITGQVIKSNEVQMKTNDHVSNDGFTSSCSGTADRWALGGAYLIFGWLDVVEDMSSLILDREDTCQHFLSQLRTKTGPYLLKCVKLLFEMLDEADQDRDFVIDLHNRLLNWDKHGQGCEIFGDVILKMNKKFKLP